From the Xiphophorus hellerii strain 12219 chromosome 20, Xiphophorus_hellerii-4.1, whole genome shotgun sequence genome, the window AAAATGGATGCATGATGTTGATGGTTTTGAGTGGGTCGGATAATGACAGAACGGATGCCAGAGATGAAAGCAAAGTAATGCAAagtatctttttctttaggaaagTGTCGTGGTCTGCGTACCGCCAGGAAGCTCCGCAATCACCGGCGTGAGCAGAAATGGCATGACAAACAGTACAAGAAGGCTCACCTGGGGACGGCTCTGAAGGCCAACCCCTTCGGAGGAGCCTCTCACGCCAAGGGCATCGTCCTGGAGAAAGTGTGAGTACAGCCAGACCAGATTAACAACTGACATACAGCCAGTAGATCACTCTTATGCTGGTAGAGGAAGCTTGTTTCATTCTCCAGGAGGTAAATGTTGCTGGCACACAGGAAATTAAACTCTGTACCTGAACCTTCGTGTAATAAAAGCTCTGGAAAGTATGGAAAACTTAATTTTGAAATATCCATTTGCCTTATgaataattagaaataaagaaGGTCACTGCTCGTACTCTGATTCATTTGCTTTGCAGCTGATtcgatttttgtgtttttgtgcagcgGTGTCGAGGCCAAGCAGCCCAACTCTGCCATCAGGAAGTGTGTGAGAGTCCAGCTCATCAAGAACGGCAAGAAGATCACGGCCTTCGTCCCCAATGACGGTTGTCTCAACTTCATCGAGGTAAACGGCTTCAATGTGTgcagtttgacaaaatgttcaagtttttattttccattcctAAGTGGGAGCTTTTAAAtgtgtggatttatttttaatatgtttgttGTTGAGTTCTGCCATCGCTAACATCCTccctgtggttctggttctgcaggagAACGACGAGGTTCTGGTGGCCGGTTTCGGTCGTAAGGGTCATGCCGTGGGAGACATCCCTGGAGTTCGTTTCAAGGTCGTCAAAGTGGCCAACGTATCTCTGCTGGCGCTTTACAAAGGCAAGAAGGAGAGACCCAGGTCATAAACGGTGgagacaaactgaaataaaca encodes:
- the rps23 gene encoding small ribosomal subunit protein uS12 yields the protein MGKCRGLRTARKLRNHRREQKWHDKQYKKAHLGTALKANPFGGASHAKGIVLEKVGVEAKQPNSAIRKCVRVQLIKNGKKITAFVPNDGCLNFIEENDEVLVAGFGRKGHAVGDIPGVRFKVVKVANVSLLALYKGKKERPRS